The Vigna unguiculata cultivar IT97K-499-35 chromosome 11, ASM411807v1, whole genome shotgun sequence genomic sequence GTACTTGTTGCTTTGGCAAATATGGCATTGCTGGATAAATTTCTTTGCATCACGGGTCCATCCTGGCCAATAGAAGGATGCAGCAAATCTGGAGAGCGTGGGTTTCACCCCTGAATGACCTGTGGTGAGGGAGGCATGAAATTCCCTGAGGATTCTTTCTCGAAGATTGCTGATTGGTGGGAGAAAGATCTGATTGCGAAAAAACAGGATGCCTTAACGAGTGTAAAACAAACTTGGTAGAGGGTGGTGTTGAGTGCAGGACTGGATGAGATCTTGGCCGACTGTAGtggattaaaaatgttttaattccTTGAAGATGAGGGGGATAGGAGTCGATAGGACCATTATCATTGGAGGGTCATCCATGTCTTGGCGAGATAGTGCATCCGCAACGATGTTGTTCTAATAATTCCAAAACAACATGTAAATGAGTGAGATGGTCCTCCAAAGTAGGACTGTAGACTAAGATGTCATAAAAAAACCAGAACAAACTGACATAGATATGGCGAAGAAGGTCGTTCATGGCTGCCTAAAAAGTAGATGGGGCATTAGACAAACCGAAAGGTCCATTAGCAGCAAGAATCGCGTAGTGGAGCATTTATGGCCTGGGGTGAACTTTTCATCACAATTATAGCACAGTCCTTGAGTTCGCCGTTGTTGAAGTTATGCGGGCGTGAGGCGTTTGATTGGTAGGTGAGTAGTGATTGGTTGATGTTGAGGAATGCAGTTATTAGGGTTTTGTGGCGGGTGGATATGGGTAGGGTTATGGGGTTGGGGCTGAGGATATTTGGGCTTAGAATCTTTAATCTTATCCTCTATTAATTTTGCCAATCCTATGGCTTGAGATATGGAGTATGGGTGAAGGATGGTAAGTTCCCTTCGAATTTCAGGTTGAAGGCTAGAAATGAAACAATTTAGGATGGTGTCTGAGGATAAACCAATAACGCAATTAGATAGTTTCTCAAAGCGTGTTTGGTATTCAGAAACGGACCCGTGTTGTTGTAATTTGAAGAGTTCCGCTTGGTGGTTCGTGTACGAGGAGGGGCCAAAACGAAGTTCAAGTGCGCGAGTGAATGAGTGCCAATCGGTGAGCAGATTGTTGTGGTGCATCCACTTGAACCAGCTAAGGGCTTCTCCCTTCATGTGAAATGCCACCATAGAGAGACGTTTCTCTACGGGTATTTGGTAAAAAGTGAAATATTGGTCTGCTTGAAATAATCAATCTAGTGGATCAGGACCTTCGAAGAAGGCTAGTTGGAGTTTGGGGGGACGTATGAGTGGTGGTGGGGGTGGGTTGGTAATAGGTTATGTAGTCATAGTGGTAGCAGTGTGGAGATGACTATTGAAGGAGTCAGGAATAAAAGGGATGGACGTAGAGGTTGTGCCTATATGGGGTTGCTGGTAGTTATGGATAGAATGCATGGAGGAACTATGAAAGGGTGAGGGTATGGTTGTTGGGTTGGGGGGAGGGAGTGAGGATACCTGGTCTATGAGAAATGAAAGTGAGGAGTGGAGGGACTCGTTTTTGGTTTCTAGGGCAGATTGGCGTTGTTCTTGGGTCTCCATCTGGGTTTGGATGGCGGTCAAGCGATCCTGGATAGCATTGAGGATGTCCTCTAGTTCTTTGGATTGTGGTTTGGGAGGCATGGAGAAATCAATGAAAGCATCAATGTTAGGTACCTGCTAAGATAGGTGAGgggaggaaaagaaaactaggtTAAAAATTTATCTCTTTGTGTCTCGTTCCAATACATTCCGATCCCTAAATAGGGAACTTGTGGTCCAGTAGCTTACAgaggaaaaaaaacatattgggTCTAAAAGCCTCGTTCATAAAACAAGCATATTTAAACTACTgaaaagcattttttttaaacaaaatcctTTAGCCAATTAGGTTTCTTGTGCACTCTAGTGGACCTCTTCATCAATAAAGCCCGTGTTGTATCAAAATCAATAACAGAATTCTTGCACGTAAAACAGAACATTTAAGGGAACAAAAGGTGATGCGTGaagaaagatggtgaactaGAGATTAAAATATTTGCGGTGAATAAGATTGTATTTGAAATGCCTCATGTTGTGGAGAATTAGCACCTGTTGAAAATGTAGGCATATGAGAATTGGTGCCTTAGTATTTTCCAACTTGTGCTTCGTCTTTTATGTTTACTTGTTCGAAATCAACCCATAAGGTTTTAATATGAGCAATCTTTGCCCAGTCTTCACCTTCTTGTTTCTTGCACCGCTGTTTGAGCAACGGACAACTTTTGATTCCGAGTTCTAAAATAGATTTGGGCAGACCCTCCTCTGGCAAGCAATGGAGGCTGGGGCAATTCACAATATCCAATTTCTCAAGAGAAGAGAGGGGAGAAAGAGTCTCGTAGTCGAGTTTCTTAAGATTTGGGCAATCATATATCTCTAGATTAGTAAGAGAGAGTGGGAGAAAACCTTCACTCTGAAAAAACTCCACATCCACTTTACGAATATACAAGGATTTTAGAGAAGGGTTGGTTCCCCAAACACCCTTTAGTGAGGCAACAAGTTTGGAGCAGTTGAAGAGACGCATTTCTTTTAGATTTGATGGCAAACATCCGTCAGAGAACTCCACTCCTGGACAATCGCGTATAGACAAATAATTAAGAGATGGAAGCAGCACAGACATGAATCTAGGCATTGATTTCAATCTCTCTAATTCTTCAATGAAAAAGCTCTCTAGCTGCGTTGCAAATAATCCTTCACAGGGAAATGATTCAAATTTATAGCACTTTTGAATTGTCAGACTCTTCAGATGAGTATGAGGGTGCCCCTGCGATATCATCTGTAGGTTATGACACTCGTTTAAACAAAGGTCGCAAAGTTTTGGAAAAATGTCTAGAGGGAAGTTCGTGAGAGAGTCACAACTTTCACTAATATCCAATTCTACAAGCAAAGAGTACCAATGGTTTAAGGGAATGTTTATGCCCGGACAAGAATAAATACTTAAGGATTCAAGAGGAGTATCAAATACTAGGGGCCCTATCATATCAAATGAAGAAGGCTCCATCTTCACATCTTCAATTTCTACACCCTTGAGAATCGTAGCCTCAATTTGTTCGCATTGATCAATAGTTAGTATTTTTAAATGAGAAAGTTGCTCTGGCAAGTGCCCTTTCAATTTAGGTCAGTTCGTGAGAGAAAGACGTTGAAGACATAGAAAAGCACCCGTCATGCATTGCCATTCTTCCCATTCCTTCATATCAACACCACTGCTCCTTATTTGCAACTCTTTCAATCTAATTCCACAAAAGCATTGTTCAATAattggatttcttttttttttttcaataattagaTGACAACAATGCGCATTGTAAGACTTTAAGAATCTACTAAACATAAGCATTGTCATCCaacttcaaaagaaaatatcGGTAATAAGACATTAAAGAGACGAAAATTTGATGCATGAAGAAAGTGGAGAACTCGAGACTCAAATATTCATACAAATATAATCGTATTTGAAATGCTTCAAAGACAATGTGGAGAATTGGCACCGGACACCTTAGTAATTTTCAACTTGTGCCTAGTCTTTTCTGTTTACTTGTTCATAATCAACCCATATGGTTTTAATGCGAGAAATCTTGATCCAGTCTTCACCTTGTTTTTTGCAGCGCTGTTTGAGTAAGGGGCActtaaaaagattcaatttttgGAGAGAAGAGAGGTAATAGAGACCCTTGTAGTCCAGTTTCTTAAGATTTGGACAATCATTTATCTCTAATTCACTAAGAGAGAATGGGAGAAAACTTTCACCTGGGAAACAATCCACCCCTTTTAGTGAGGCAACAAGTTTGGATGGCAAACATCCCTCAGACAACTCCACTCTTGGACAGTTGCATATCGTGAGCTCACCAAGAGATGGAAGGAGGGAAGACATGCGTTTAGGCATTGATTTCAATTTCTCCAACCCTTCAATATAAAATGTCTCTAGCTGAGGTGCAAATAATCCATCATTGGGaaatgattcaaattcagagcaatttttaattttcagacTCACCAAATCAGTATGAAGGTGCTCCTGCGATATCATATGTAGGTTATGACACTCGTCTAAACAAAGGCTGCAGAGTTTAGGGAACAAGTCTAGAGGGAAGCTCGTGAGAGAATCACAACCTTTACTAATATCCAATTCTTCAAGCAAAGAATACCAATGGTTTATGAGATACGAGGGGTCCTATCATATCAAATGAAGATGCCTCCATCTTCACACCTCCAATTTCTACCGCCCTGGGAATTGCAGCCACAAGTTGTTCAcaatcattaataattaattcttttaaataagaaaGTTGCTCTGGCAAGTGTCCTTTCAATTTGGGACAATTCATCACACAAAGACATTCAAGACTTTGAAAAGCTCCCCTCATGCATTGCCATTCTTCCCATTCCTTCATATCACTAAAGATCAAACTTTTCAAGGATGGAAATGCACAAGAGTTATTCCCGTAAAAATCAGCATTAATCGTCACTATTTGATCAAGTGCTTCAGAAATCTTGAAAGTCCAAGTGAAGGCAACCATAGGGAATACTTACAGTCTTTCAATTCTAAAGATGTCACATTGGGTAGAGAATCATCAGATAACCAACGAGGAAATTGTGTTCCACTATAGCCACTGATTGACAAGTTCTTCAAATGTTTGGAAGGTTGCACATTCTCAAgcacttctctttcttttattgaaTCGTCATTGCTCCGCTTCAAATTCCATTCTAAACGTAGTCTTAAAAGATGTGTTTTATTCTTCACATCCGCTACCAGTGCATCACAGGGATTCACGATATTTTCAAGATTTTTAACTAAAAGCTCTCCATGAAGATCGACATCTCCTAGTTCTTGAATACTGAACTCAAAACTATTCATCCATACTCGAAGATTCTTCATTTTTCCTAAAAGTAGTGGAGCCTTTGTTAAAGTGGTTCCCATAAGTTCAAGGCGACGCAAATCAGTGAGCTCGTGCAATGTCGAGGGCAACTCCTTCAAATCAAAACACTTGCAAGTTACAGAGTGAACAGGTTGAGTCGGGAAGTCTCTTTATGCAGGTACGTGAAAGGTCTAATGAACGAAGATGTATAAGATCTCCTATGGTGTCAGGCACCTCTTTTATGTTATAACACCAGCATAATGATAAGACTCGTAAGAACTTAAAGTTTGAGATCAACTCTTGTATTGACATCACACAGTTCCCAAACAAGGAGATAAATGTCCGTAGCCTTTTAGCATCACATAAACTCCTACATTCATGATATTCAACAGGATCCTTCCCAATTGAAAAGTGACGAATTGTTATTGGTACTCTTTCTGCACTATCAACTCCCAACCTGAAGCATAATTCACCAGAAACATATTTGGCCAAATCATTGAGAAGGTCATGCATGACAAAATATGTCTTGTTGTACCTAGTTATTTGTTGAAAGAATGACCTCGATAACAGATCATTGAAGTATTGTTCACCTACTTCTTCTGGAGACTTACATTGTTG encodes the following:
- the LOC114170160 gene encoding putative disease resistance protein At3g14460, producing the protein MISQEHLHTDLVSLKIKNCSEFESFPNDGLFAPQLETFYIEGLEKLKSMPKRMSSLLPSLGELTICNCPRVELSEGCLPSKLVASLKGVDCFPGESFLPFSLSELEINDCPNLKKLDYKGLYYLSSLQKLNLFKCPLLKQRCKKQGEDWIKISRIKTIWVDYEQPKLKGHLPEQLSHLKILTIDQCEQIEATILKGVEIEDVKMEPSSFDMIGPLVFDTPLESLSIYSCPGINIPLNHWYSLLVELDISESCDSLTNFPLDIFPKLCDLCLNECHNLQMISQGHPHTHLKSLTIQKCYKFESFPCEGLFATQLESFFIEELERLKSMPRFMSVLLPSLNYLSIRDCPGVEFSDGCLPSNLKEMRLFNCSKLVASLKGVWGTNPSLKSLYIRKVDVEFFQSEGFLPLSLTNLEIYDCPNLKKLDYETLSPLSSLEKLDIVNCPSLHCLPEEGLPKSILELGIKSCPLLKQRCKKQEGEDWAKIAHIKTLWVDFEQVNIKDEAQVGKY